A region of Anolis carolinensis isolate JA03-04 unplaced genomic scaffold, rAnoCar3.1.pri scaffold_7, whole genome shotgun sequence DNA encodes the following proteins:
- the LOC100564815 gene encoding uncharacterized protein LOC100564815: MNILQCDFDGQRQAKSDHIIALEDLKISKHLNVLQCDFDGQCQAKSDHTIAPEDLEISKHLNVLQCDFDGQCQAKSDHTIAPEDLEISKHLHVLQCDFDGQCQAKSDHTIAPEDLKISKHLNVLQCDSDGQCQAKSDHTIAPEDLKISKHLNILQYDFDGQCQAKSDHAIALEDLKISKHLNVLQCDFDGQCQAKSEHTVALEDLKISKKLRVLQCDFDGQCQDKSDHTIAPEDLKISENLNVLQCDFDGQCQAKSEHTVALEDLKISKKLNVFQCDFDGQCQTIQLHQRTSRCQKRRHLEESLGPLVRFNVQRHAGGPQGAWREHFHTTLCFQTHPDPCCSLSAGGTMLALQLLGLALSALGLLGAILACALPMWKVTAFGGANIIVAQVFWEGLWMSCVYQSTGQMQCKAYDNLLELPPDLQASRASTVASVAGAVLALLLAVSGADCTHCVDGRATKAKIVATSGGLFVLSALALLLPVSWSAHSIIRNFYNPMVPEALKRELGVSLYVGWAASGLLILGGATLSCVCLQKDSPKLNRVQYRVQKQPASESYARKDYV, encoded by the coding sequence ATGaacatcctccagtgtgattttgaTGGACAACGTCAGGCCAAAAGTGACCAtataattgcactggaggacctcaaGATCTCTAAACATCTGAatgttctccagtgtgattttgaTGGTCAATGTCAGGCCAAAAGTGACCATACAATTGCACCGGAGGACCTCGAGATCTCTAAACATCTGAatgttctccagtgtgattttgaTGGTCAATGTCAGGCCAAAAGTGACCATACAATTGCACCGGAGGACCTCGAGATCTCTAAACATCTGCatgttctccagtgtgattttgaTGGTCAATGTCAGGCCAAAAGTGACCATACAATTGCACCAGAGGACCTCAAGATCTCTAAACATCTGAatgttctccagtgtgattctgatGGTCAATGTCAGGCCAAAAGTGACCATACAATTGCACCGGAGGACCTCAAGATCTCTAAACATCTGAACATTCTCCAGTATGATTTCGATGGTCAATGTCAGGCCAAAAGTGACCAtgcaattgcactggaggacctcaaAATCTCTAAACATCTGAatgttctccagtgtgattttgaTGGTCAATGTCAGGCCAAAAGTGAGCATACAGTTGCGTTGGAGGACCTCAAGATCTCCAAGAAGCTAagagtcctccagtgtgatttcgATGGTCAATGTCAGGACAAAAGTGACCATACAATTGCACCGGAGGACCTCAAGATCTCTGAAAATCTGAatgttctccagtgtgattttgaTGGTCAATGTCAGGCCAAAAGTGAGCATACAGTTGCGTTGGAGGACCTCAAGATCTCCAAGAAGCTAAACgtcttccagtgtgattttgATGGTCAATGTCAAACCATCCAGTTGCACCAGAGGACCTCGAGATGCCAAAAGAGAAGACATCtcgaggaatctctaggtcctttggTGCGATTCAATGTTCAacgtcatgctggaggaccccaAGGTGCATGGAGAGAGCATTTCCATACAACCCTGTGTTTCCAAACCCATCCTGACCCCTGCTGTTCCCTTTCCGCAGGTGGGACCATGCTGGCCTTGCAGCTACTGGGCCTGGCGCTCTCTGCTCTGGGCCTCCTGGGTGCCATCCTGGCCTGTGCTTTGCCTATGTGGAAAGTGACGGCCTTTGGGGGTGCCAACATCATCGTGGCACAGGTCTTCTGGGAGGGCCTCTGGATGAGCTGTGTCTACCAAAGCACTGGTCAGATGCAGTGCAAGGCCTACGACAACTTGTTGGAGCTGCCACCGGACCTCCAAGCCTCCCGGGCCTCTACCGTGGCCTCTGTTGCCGGCGCCGTCTTGGCCTTGCTCCTCGCCGTCTCTGGAGCCGATTGCACCCACTGTGTGGACGGCCGAGCAACCAAAGCCAAGATCGTGGCCACTTCCGGTGGTCTCTTTGTCCTGTCCGCGTTGGCTCTCCTCCTCCCCGTTTCCTGGTCGGCCCATAGCATCATCCGCAACTTCTACAACCCAATGGTCCCCGAAGCCTTGAAGCGAGAGCTGGGGGTCTCCCTCTACGTCGGGTGGGCAGCCAGCGGACTTCTCATCCTCGGAGGTGCCACGCTAAGCTGCGTTTGCCTCCAAAAAGACAGCCCCAAACTCAACCGGGTTCAATATCGAGTGCAGAAACAGCCAGCGTCGGAAAGTTATGCCCGCAAGGACTATGTCTGA
- the LOC100562453 gene encoding claudin-4, with amino-acid sequence MGSMGMQVLGIALSVLGWLGAILCCGLPMWRVTAFIGSNIVVAQIIWDGLWMNCVVQSTGQMQCKVYDSMLAMPQDMQAARALVVISILLAVVGLGFSVLGGKCTNCVEDEATKAKIVIAAGVVFLISGVLLLIPLCWTANNVIRDFYNPMVVESQKREFGASLYIGWASVGLLFIGGALLCCNCPPRNEKPYSAKYTATRSMPASNYV; translated from the coding sequence ATGGGCTCCATGGGGATGCAGGTGTTGGGCATCGCCTTGTCGGTCCTGGGCTGGTTGGGGGCCATCCTCTGCTGTGGCCTCCCCATGTGGCGGGTCACGGCCTTCATCGGCAGCAACATCGTGGTGGCTCAGATCATCTGGGATGGGCTGTGGATGAACTGCGTGGTCCAGAGCACCGGGCAGATGCAGTGCAAGGTCTACGATTCCATGCTGGCCATGCCTCAAGACATGCAGGCCGCACGGGccttggtggtcatctccatccTGCTGGCGGTGGTGGGCCTGGGCTTCTCGGTCTTGGGTGGCAAGTGCACCAACTGCGTGGAGGACGAGGCCACCAAAGCTAAGATCGTCATCGCGGCCGGCGTGGTCTTCCTCATCTCCGGGGTCCTGCTCCTCATCCCCTTGTGCTGGACGGCCAACAACGTCATCCGGGACTTTTACAACCCCATGGTGGTGGAGAGCCAGAAGCGGGAGTTTGGGGCCTCGCTCTACATCGGCTGGGCCTCCGTTGGGCTCCTCTTCATCGGAGGGGCGCTCCTCTGCTGCAACTGCCCTCCCAGGAATGAGAAGCCCTACTCCGCCAAGTACACCGCCACCCGCTCCATGCCCGCCAGCAACTACGTCTAA
- the mettl27 gene encoding methyltransferase-like protein 27 produces MGSQGRGQAGNCRRMAMAVTLSEVRRRVAQVHQGADLEQQLRFYDAWAAEYDEDVSVLEYGAPRFAAACLAAAFGDDPQEALVLDVACGTGRVAQELHTAGFRHFHGLDGSPGMLELARRKDLYQDLKQCLLGQEGLPSPEGCYDAVVIVGALSEGQVPVNVVPELLRVAKPGGFVCMTTRNNRSSLPYKTILEKVLADLEQKGLWEKMAAEGIERWERATSEEESGPGLEYISGVVYLYRKKGRTSIP; encoded by the exons ATGGGAAgccaggggcggggccaggcagGAAACTGCAGGCGAATGGCCATGGCGGTCACTCTGTCCGAAGTCCGGAGGCGAGTGGCCCAAGTGCACCAAGGCGCCGATCTGGAGCAGCAACTCCGCTTCTACGACGCTTGGGCTGCTGAGTATGATGAG GATGTGTCGGTGTTGGAGTACGGAGCACCCCGATTCGCCGCCGCTTGCTTGGCCGCCGCTTTCGGAGACGACCCTCAGGAGGCCCTGGTGCTGGACGTGGCCTGTGGGACGGGGCGGGTGGCCCAGGAG CTTCATACAGCAGGATTTCGCCACTTCCACGGCTTGGACGGCAGCCCGGGGATGCTGGAGCTTGCGAGGCGAAAAGACCTGTATCAGGACCTGAAGCAATGCCTCTTGGGACAAGAGGGTCTTCCCAGTCCAGAAG GCTGCTACGATGCAGTGGTGATCGTGGGAGCACTCAGCGAAGGCCAGGTTCCCGTCAACGTGGTGCCAGAGCTGCTTCGTGTCGCCAAACCAG GGGGCTTCGTGTGCATGACTACCCGCAACAACAGATCCAGCCTCCCCTACAAAACCATCTTGGAGAAGGTCCTAGCTGACCTGGAGCAGAAGGGATTGTGGGAAAAGATGGCAGCGGAGGGCATCGAGAGGTGGGAGAGAGCAACCTCGGAGGAGGAATCGGGCCCCGGCTTGGAGTACATCTCCGGAGTGGTCTACCTCTATCGCAAGAAAGGAAGAACCTCCATTCCTTGA
- the LOC100564614 gene encoding claudin-3, with protein sequence MSMGLEIGGAALSVLGWVGCILCCGLPMWRVTAFIGYNIVTAQFTWEGLWMDCVVQSTGQMQCKVYDSILALPQDMQAARALTVIAIFLGAVGLLVFLMGAQCTRCIEDEATKAKVTIVSGVIFLLAGILTLIPVCWSANQIVRDFYNSLVPEARKRELGAALYIGWAASALLLFGGSLLCCSCPPKEEKYRPNVAYSAPRSTMASYDKKNYV encoded by the coding sequence ATGTCGATGGGCTTGGAGATCGGTGGTGCGGCCCTCTCGGTGCTGGGCTGGGTGGGCTGCATCCTGTGCTGCGGCCTCCCCATGTGGCGGGTCACGGCCTTCATCGGCTACAACATCGTGACGGCGCAGTTCACCTGGGAAGGCCTGTGGATGGACTGCGTGGTCCAGAGCACCGGGCAGATGCAGTGCAAGGTCTACGATTCCATACTGGCCTTGCCGCAAGACATGCAGGCCGCACGGGCCTTGACCGTCATCGCCATCTTCCTGGGCGCTGTGGGCCTCCTGGTCTTCCTCATGGGGGCCCAGTGCACGCGCTGCATCGAGGACGAAGCCACCAAGGCCAAGGTCACCATCGTGTCCGGAGTCATCTTCCTCCTGGCCGGCATCCTGACCCTCATCCCGGTCTGCTGGTCGGCCAACCAAATCGTCCGCGACTTCTACAACAGCCTGGTGCCCGAGGCGCGCAAGCGGGAGCTGGGCGCAGCTCTCTACATCGGATGGGCGGCCTCCGCTCTCTTGCTTTTCGGCGGCTCTTTGCTCTGCTGCTCCTGTCCCCCCAAAGAGGAGAAGTACCGGCCCAACGTCGCCTACTCGGCCCCTCGCTCAACGATGGCCAGCTACGACAAGAAGAACTACGTGTGA